A genomic window from Malassezia vespertilionis chromosome 6, complete sequence includes:
- the MTQ2 gene encoding peptide chain release factor N(5)-glutamine methyltransferase (EggNog:ENOG503NUJD; COG:J; BUSCO:EOG09264XVU), with amino-acid sequence MLPTPDTAHVGRAPYADSVYDPAEDSFALMDALEADADALYALQCGLCVEIGAFVRNIVGADTAFLCTDINAAAMHCTKETGEKNAVVLEPVRTSLVDGLRLDHSVDLLLFNPPYVVTSDLEAKTEQEDASLGGALAGGVHGTALLQCIIHTRLVQRVLRPGGRFYFVAIQRNEPDALVGQFAALGLDAGIVLKRRAGREFLHIVRVIRP; translated from the exons ATGCTGCCGACGCCGGACACGGCGCATGTGGGCCGTGCGCCATATGCGGATAGTGTGTACGACCCCGCGGAGGACAGTTTTGCATTGATGGATGCGTTAGAGGCGGATGCGGATGCACTGTACGCATTGCAGTGTGGCCTGTGTGTAGAAATTGG CGCGTTTGTACGCAATATTGTTGGAGCGGATACGGCCTTTTTATGTACAGATATTaatgctgcagcgatgcactgtACAAAAGAGACGGGCGAAAAAAATGCGGTGGTGCTGGAGCCTGTGCGCACTTCGCTGGTGGACGGCTTGCGGCTCGACCACAGTGTGGACTTGCTCCTCTTCAATCCTCCCTATGTCGTCACGAGTGATCTGGAAGCGAAAACGGAGCAGGAGGATGCGTCTCTTGGCGGCGCTCTTGCTGGTGGCGTGCACGGCACGGCACTGTTGCAGTGCATCATACATAcgcggcttgtgcagcgcgtgtTGCGCCCTGGTGGCCGCTTTTATTTTGTTGCGATTCAGCGCAACGAGCCAGACGCGCTGGTGGGCCaatttgccgcgcttgggcTGGATGCGGGGATTGTGTTgaaacggcgcgcaggGCGCGAATTTCTACATATTGTGCGGGTTATACGCCCATAG
- the NOC4 gene encoding Maturation and nuclear export of 40S ribosomal subunits interacting protein (BUSCO:EOG09261RWU; TransMembrane:2 (i442-461o467-487i); COG:J; EggNog:ENOG503NUB6) — protein sequence MAAKKDSQGAVLERVKALQERLASSTNMNPISELIGIAKRLGELRELAKPEAKAVMLAARIVGQSLATLCANGAVDIGNVEDTGYLSLSASRADPHAQVARWLKEQWNAFVDLTVHTLFSSGNASVRLSALEIIMKLQVAASEALGADAEKNGTSRGRWSTSPFRAIVRTFLFRTVPQDVLDAFAEDYLEVYDDVRFAFAKELGALLHRVPDATGTNAHVRSRAYAILRRITAIPTKEAHLNNFLTPHLAKAPETKKRKSKKRVFQEDGADSDEEANAEREADQAANWLSDSEEEEAQPTATATAASVNVVRRGRRAGSLLDALHSLLQQRHAFGHAWLSLLLPTTQGTATRGGALSLAETHDVLVRLHSQILPHLAKPTMLHDFLVDCLDTGGTTALLALNGLYTLIVVHNLDYPAFYTRLYALLDASVMHTKYRSRFMRMLDTFLSSSHLPVTIVASFVKRLSRLSLRATPAAIVEIVPFVWNLLRRHPGCMPMIHREWNGDHLALGPSGVQDTFDAHEPNPLHTGALESSLWEIAAFGPYHLSESGQEQSVGKGGDTHYLGSVTTFSSILAEPFTKQRYDLEEFLDTTYGTLFETEANKTLKRKERPNKAPPRPAVAPLDITLSVPPMMPGKLGTVEQATRKETRKRLRRYAFPGAHDTDTDTDSTALVQSRKGMELDAPAALFDFV from the coding sequence ATGGCAGCCAAGAAGGATTCGCAAGGCGCTGTGCTGGAGCGTGTGAAAGCACTCCAGGAACGGCTTGCATCTTCGACGAACATGAATCCCATTTCAGAGCTTATTGGAATAGCCAAGCGACTGGGCGAATTGCGCGAGTTGGCCAAGCCCGAGGCGAAAGCCGTgatgctcgctgcgcgtaTTGTCGGCCAGAGCCTTGCTACGCTGTGCGCAAATGGCGCTGTGGATATTGGGAACGTCGAAGATACAGGATATCTGTCGCTTAGTgcgagccgcgccgatCCACATGCACAAGTAGCGCGATGGCTCAAGGAGCAGTGGAATGCATTTGTCGACCTGACCGTGCACACACTCTTCTCTTCTGGCAATGCATCCGTGCGTCTCTCTGCACTGGAGATTATCATGAAGCTTCAAGTCGCTGCTTCTGAAGCGCTGGGTGCCGACGCGGAAAAGAACGGCACGTCGCGCGGGCGCTGGTCTACTTCGCCGTTCCGCGCGATTGTGCGCACCTTTTTGTTCCGTACTGTACCGCAAGATGTGCTCGATGCGTTTGCAGAAGACTATCTGGAGGTATACGACGATGTGCGGTTTGCATTCGCCAAAGAACTCGGTGCGCTCTTGCACCGCGTTCCGGATGCAACAGGCACAAATGCACACGTCCGCTCCCGCGCGTACGCAATACTGCGTCGCATCACAGCAATCCCTACTAAGGAAGCGCATCTGAACAATTTTTTAACGCCCCACTTGGCCAAAGCGCCGGAGACGAAAAAAAGGAAGAGCAAAAAACGTGTGTTTCAAGAGGACGGAGCggacagcgacgaggaggccaatgcggagcgcgaggccgaCCAAGCTGCGAATTGGCTCTCGGACTcggaggaagaggaggcgCAGCCGACGGCGACGGCAACTGCAGCGTCGGTCAACGTCGTCCGTCGTGGCCGGCGTGCAGGCAGCTTGCTCGACGCTCTTCATTCGCTTCTCCAACAGCGTCACGCATTTGGGCATGCGTGGCTAAGTCTTTTGCTGCCCACGACACAGGGCACAGCAACCCGTGGCGGAGCACTTTCGCTCGCAGAAACACACGATGTGCTCGTTCGTCTGCACTCGCAGATCCTTCCGCACCTTGCAAAGCCGACCATGCTGCACGATTTCCTTGTCGACTGCCTCGACACGGGCGGCACAACGGCTCTGCTTGCTCTTAATGGATTGTATACCCTGATCGTCGTGCACAACCTCGACTACCCGGCCTTTTATACGAGGCTGTACGCACTTTTGGATGCGTCAGTGATGCATACCAAGTACCGTTCGCGCTtcatgcgcatgctcgacacCTTCCTCAGCTCCTCGCATCTGCCCGTCACGATCGTCGCGTCTTTTGTGAAGCGGCTCAGCCGCCTCTCTTTacgcgcgacgcctgcCGCGATCGTGGAAATTGTGCCATTCGTGTGGAACTTGCTCCGTCGCCACCCCGGGTGCATGCCCATGATTCACCGCGAATGGAACGGCGATCATTTGGCACTTGGGCCGAGCGGTGTGCAAGACACCTTTGACGCCCACGAGCCGAATCCGCTGCACACCGGTGCGCTCGAAAGCTCGCTATGGGAAATCGCCGCATTCGGTCCGTACCATCTCAGCGAATCGGGCCAGGAGCAAAGTGTGGGCAAAGGCGGCGACACACACTACCTTGGCTCGGTCACTACGTTTAGCAGCATTCTTGCCGAGCCATTCACCAAGCAACGGTACGATCTGGAAGAGTTCCTCGATACCACCTACGGCACGCTCTTCGAGACAGAAGCAAACAAGACGCTGAAGCGCAAGGAACGGCCGAAcaaggcgccgccgcggccggcagttgcgccgctcgatATCACGCTCAGTGTGCCGCCCATGATGCCTGGCAAATTGGGCACGGTGGAGCAAGCTACACGCAAAGAAACGCGCAAACGTTTGCGGCGCTACGCTTTCCCTGGGGCACACGACACAGACACAGACACAGACTCAACTGCGCTGGTACAAAGCCGCAAGGGGATGGAGCTGGATGCACCTGCGGCGCTGTTCGACTTTGTATAG
- a CDS encoding uncharacterized protein (SECRETED:SignalP(1-19); EggNog:ENOG503PKGU), which yields MKRLGAVLAALLGAHAASAQCCPDARLSHSGLYVNLPQASTLVLYLNSTELAFDNARVSFAGYANRTAQEIRACAESTSMYTAIEACEFVDTQRDAEPMYEYRVSSSARLVEHGIPITQFAPLANAPLGWMLAESEETVLRSVRITLKTHTRKGAPYECHWWLAHLFVPSHARARWPIAPSDAYTRDNRAVLGMVQNEWDGKEPVRISGLMQDPFLPHSRKEAFSQESAWSTSLTMRLRTDGSPVQIRAPVRGTIVWSRAYTRRRLPFHGGWNDEQDWCIVVRDALGFMVTLFGFDVQAPHAQEGDMVDVGDVLGTAPTGSLSHTPPNTQPPADPPKDAAHEGFLPYPYRYRGLQLRVSRTARESACVQAVEPGNACFHPDAQHAIYYNPQLFLSLGTYRSSIPPFSEPARILFSPFVSAVLTEEPVAVPVHSVSYITQLHGPVELFAAFQSFQETPGHASDAMDPISLYALDWAVVPVDAGSPCDAPETTYWRRAFEHSKLPNAWSHPIGALNGTETLLSHYVPALALRTKLSPLFRSHMATQYDEKGRSALYAVTRTRLGEPSRGGVWNTTQEEPGMYYVAVRAYDTWGNAECIASYVRIASQAPLHTCSPTSA from the exons ATGAAGCGATTGGGTGCTGTGCTCGCCGCGTTGCTTGGTGCGCATGCGGCCAGTGCACAGTGCTGTCCAGACGCACGCCTCTCACATTCAGGCTTGTACGTCAATCTTCCGCAGGCATCAACACTTGTATTGTACCTGAATTCGACCGAGCTTGCGTTTGACAACGCGCGCGTTTCCTTTGCGGGCTACGCGAACCGGACGGCGCAAGAGATTCGCGCGTGTGCGGAAAGCACATCAATGTACACGGCGATTGAAGCGTGCGAGTTTGTGGATACACAGCGCGATGCCGAACCCATGTACGAGTACCGTGTCTCGTCGTCCGCACGGCTAGTCGAGCATGGGATTCCTATCACACAATTTGCACCGCTCGCCAACGCACCGCTGGGATGGATGTTGGCCGAGTCAGAAGAAACAGTGCTGCGTAGTGTGCGCATCACACTCAAGACACACACGagaaaaggcgcgccgtacgaGTGCCACTGGTGGCTCGCGCACCTTTTTGTGCCGTCACATGCTCGTGCACGATGGCCTATCGCTCCAAGCGATGCGTATACGCGCGATAATCGTGCCGTGCTAGGAATGGTGCAGAACGAGTGGGATGGCAAGGAGCCGGTCCGGATCAGTGGACTCATGCAGGACCCCTTTTTACCGCACAGCCGCAAAGAAGCGTTTTCGCAAGAAAGTGCGTGGTCGACGTCGTTGACGATGCGTCTACGTACAGACGGGAGCCCTGTACAGATCCGAGCTCCTGTACGCGGCACAATTGTATGGAGCCGGGCGTACACACGCCGCAGGCTACCATTTCACGGAGGATGGAACGACGAGCAGGATTGGTGCATTGTGGttcgcgatgcgcttggtTTTATGGTGACCTTGTTTGGTTTTGATGTACAGGCACCGCATGCCCAGGAAGGGGATATGGTTGACGTAGGCGACGTGCTTGGCACCGCTCCCACTGGCTCCCTTTCCCACACCCCGCCCAACACACAACCGCCCGCCGATCCGCCCaaagatgcagcgcacgaaGGGTTTCTTCCATACCCCTACCGCTACCGCGGTCTCCAGCTTCGTGTgagccgcacagcgcgtgAGAGTGCGTGTGTGCAGGCTGTGGAGCCTGGCAACGCTTGCTTCCATCccgacgcacagcacgcaATCTACTACAATCCCCAGCTCTTCCTCTCGCTCGGCACGTACCGCTCCAGCATACCCCCGTTCTCGGAGCCCGCGCGCATTCTTTTTTCTCCTTTCGTGTCCGCGGTGCTGACCGAGGAGCCTGTCGCGGTGCCAGTACACAGTGTATCGTACATCACCCAACTGCACGGCCCCGtcgagctctttgccgcgTTCCAAAGCTTTCAGGAGACGCCCGGCCACGCCTCGGATGCGATGGATCCCATCTCGCTGTATGCTTTAGATTGGGCCGTCGTGCCTGTTGATGCAGGATCGCCTTGCGACGCGCCCGAGACGACGTACTGGCGCAGGGCGTTTGAGCACAGCAAACTTCCAAACGCGTGGAGCCACCCGATCGGTGCACTGAACGGTACGGAAACGCTCTTGTCGCACTACGTCCCAgcccttgcgctgcgcaccaaaCTGAGCCCCCTTTTTCGCTCGCACATGGCGACACAGTACGACGAAAAGGGCAGGTCGGCATTGTATGCCGTAACTCGCACACGACTCGGCGAGCCATCGCGTGGCGGCGTGTGGAATACGACGCAGGAGGAGCCCGGCATGTACTACGTTGCAGTCCGTGCGTACGATACGTGGGGCAATGCGGAATGCATTGCGTCCTACGTCCGCATTgcgagccaagcgccgctgc ACACCTGTTCGCCTACCTCCGCCTAG
- the UTP18 gene encoding U3 snoRNP protein (COG:S; EggNog:ENOG503NWN2), which yields MTTAAGVDTAQDAEEHQLSQRLFGKWSHDTANVMDEEGDEDLEHVEDTQLFTLDTAAPAQARSAQPAIKSFVWVDEDDERISVPLVGRDARAPDGSARGTKRLRKLRAGPDERVVSGAEYQTRLRKQFERLHPRPAWAMVGRQDRTQDTGAWNAPLLRDLLSSSTGLVGTHSSRAHVHSSRLEVERLRDANEALGRSVEPAAIEHVQFHPSPRTHVLLTASRDRRTRLFQVNGKDNPLLETLHVPDMPIKTALFNPAGTSVVIAGPRPYLYAYDIRTGKTTRSSPWRGAGKIVSSAAATEADAGAERDLSFICFAPGSASKLVAIGGRRGQVHLLDWGAGATGQTGGQRIGELRMNAPLAGMAWDPNAEERLLTLSSEGRVHIWDIRSRACPVTAYDPSLFGAKGLEISPSAAVGTHWAIGSASGVVNVYGGDTEKGTGSAALDTLAATPATASVTEDVQLSAARSLGNLTTAVTSMCYSHDAQLLAIASRNKKDALRMVHVPTLHTYSNWPTAGTPLGHVTALSFAAQSQYLALGNSRGRVLLYAMRPYL from the coding sequence ATGACCACCGCTGCTGGTGTGGACACCGCGCAAGATGCGGAAGAACATCAACTCTCGCAGCGGCTCTTCGGGAAATGGTCGCACGATACCGCAAACGTGATGGATGAGGAGGGCGACGAGGACTTGGAGCACGTCGAGGATACCCAGCTTTTTACGCTCGAcaccgcagcgcctgcacaggcgcgcagtgcacaaCCCGCGATAAAATCCTTTGTATGGGTCGATGAGGACGACGAGCGGATCTCTGTTCCGCTTGTTGGCCgtgatgcgcgcgcgcccgacggcagtgcgcgcggcacaaaaCGATTGCGCAAACTTCGTGCGGGCCccgacgagcgcgtcgttTCCGGCGCAGAGTACCAAACAAGGCTGCGGAAACAGTTTGAGCGCCTGCATCCCCGCCCAGCATGGGCCATGGTTGGCCGGCAGGATCGCACACAAGACACGGGCGCATGgaacgcgccgctcttgcgcgaTTTGCTGAGCAGCAGTACGGGCCTGGTCGGTACGCATTcttctcgcgcgcatgtgCACTCCTCGCGCCTCGAAGTAGAGCgtttgcgcgacgcaaacgAGGCACTGGGGCGCTCAGTCGAGCCAGCAGCTATTGAGCATGTACAATTCCATCCCAGCCCACGCACGCATGTCCTGCTCACTGCTTCCAGAGACCGTCGCACGCGCCTTTTTCAGGTCAATGGCAAAGACAATCCGCTGCTGGAGACGCTGCATGTCCCGGATATGCCGATCAAGACTGCGCTATTTAACCCTGCCGGCACGTCTGTGGTCATTGCCGGGCCGCGTCCCTACTTGTATGCGTACGATATCCGCACCGGCAAAACGACCCGCTCGAGTCcctggcgcggcgccggcaagATTGTatcgagcgccgctgcaacCGAGGCCGATGCCGGCGCGGAGCGTGACCTGAGCTTTATTTGTTTCGCCCCTGGCTCCGCCTCGAAGCTCGTCGCCATCGgcgggcgccgcggccagGTCCATTTGCTGGATTGGGGTGCAGGTGCTACGGGCCAAACGGGCGGGCAGCGGATTGGCGAGCTGCGTAtgaatgcgccgctggccgGCATGGCATGGGACCCCAATGCAGAGGAGCGGCTGCTGACGCTGTCGAGTGAAGGACGTGTACATATCTGGGATATCCGCAGTCGAGCGTGCCCCGTCACGGCCTATGACCCGAGCCTTTTTGGCGCAAAAGGACTCGAAATTTctccaagcgccgctgtggGAACGCACTGGGCAATTGGCTCCGCATCGGGCGTCGTCAACGTGTACGGCGGCGATACCGAGAAAGGGACAgggagcgccgcattggacacgctcgccgcgaCGCCAGCGACTGCCTCCGTCACCGAAGATGTGCAGCTCAGTGCGGCACGATCGCTCGGCAATTTGACCACTGCAGTGACCAGCATGTGCTACAGCCACGATGCACAATTGCTGGCTATCGCAAGCAGGAACAAgaaggatgcgctgcgcatggtGCATGTcccgacgctgcacacgtATTCCAATTGGCCCACAGCGGGCACACCTTTGGGGCACGTCACGGCATTGAGCTTTGCCGCACAGAGCCAGTACTTGGCGCTTGGCAATAGCCGCGGGCGAGTACTATTGTATGCCATGCGGCCCTATCTATAG
- the HEM3 gene encoding hydroxymethylbilane synthase (BUSCO:EOG09262YP5; EggNog:ENOG503NU7D; COG:H) yields the protein MEQSAPAERAPCPVPHAHDQPLPPGHPSVPDAVPSSLQPPPAPQCIFFRQPDDGPTDGADSPAVSQTLGPAQALGDANSVDSDVDVDHLVVLSSRSSALAVCQAEQVHKVLDAHYGKNAPAFMDNVPAHLKTHIAAVRTFLQNVMGVPDEQLRPFVFQARTMATTGDVNLRSPLYVIGGEGCAIWTKELEVVLENHGVDVIIHSLKDVPTTLPKGMELAAILEREDPRDALVVKSSLPYTSLDEMPSGSVIGTSSVRRVALLRRAFPHLLFSDVRGNIYTRLAKLDAPDGPYTALVLAAAGLKRMDLSSRITAYLTAPVMLHAVGQGALGVEVRTPTGTGTRDAHIKALIASVGDWRTTWRCAAERALLHRIEGGCSVPLGVTTTFADHREVEGLCKEPAATSCALPLQDPASAPSAALARCPPETGCELTLRAVIVSLDGKRSCEYVDTKRCHSVHDAEQLGIQVADDLEQRQGARLILDEVEKHRQLAQVADEKRRAADKAARKQACNGAMPPEIDRRFVPRDDGEAKAWEV from the coding sequence ATGGAGCAATCTGCACCGGCGGAGCGTGCTCCCTGCCCTGTGCCGCATGCCCACGATCAGCCACTTCCACCCGGGCACCCTTCCGTGCCAGATGCTGTACCGTCGTCGTTGCAgccgccgcctgcgccacaATGCATCTTCTTCCGGCAGCCAGACGATGGGCCCACAGACGGCGCCGATAGCCCTGCAGTGTCGCAGACGCTTGGCCCTGCACaggcgctgggcgatgcGAATTCTGTTGACTCAGATGTGGATGTGGACCATCTGGTGGTGTTGTCGAGCCGGTCCAGTGCGCTTGCAGTGTGCCAAGCCGAGCAAGTGCACAAAGTCCTCGATGCTCACTACGGCAAAAACGCGCCGGCATTTATGGATAACGTGCCTGCGCACTTGAAAACTCATATTGCTGCGGTCCGCACGTTTCTGCAGAACGTGATGGGCGTTCCCGATGAGCAGTTGCGTCCGTTTGTCTTTCAAGCGCGCACGATGGCCACCACGGGCGATGTGAACCTTCGCTCGCCGCTGTACGTGATCGGCGGCGAAGGGTGTGCGATATGGACCAAAGAGCTGGAAGTAGTGCTGGAGAACCATGGCGTGGACGTGATCATCCACAGTCTTAAAGATGTGCCGACGACGCTGCCAAAAGGCATGGAATTGGCCGCGAtcttggagcgcgaagaTCCGCGCGACGCCTTGGTCGTCAAGTCTAGCCTGCCGTACACATCGCTGGACGAAATGCCGTCCGGCTCTGTGATTGGGACGTcgtctgtgcgccgcgtcgcgcttttgcggcgcgcatttcCGCACCTCTTGTTTAGCGACGTACGTGGAAACATTTACACACGCTTAGCGAAACTCGACGCGCCAGACGGTCCATACACTGCATTGGttcttgccgctgcaggCCTGAAGCGCATGGACCTCTCCAGTCGCATTACTGCGTACCTGACCGCGCCGGTAATGCTCCACGCCGTGGGCCAAggtgcgcttggcgtcgAAGTGCGTACGCCGACCGGGACGGGGACCAGAGACGCACATATCAAAGCGCTTATTGCGAGTGTCGGCGACTGGCGCACAACGTGGAGATGCGCTGCTGAGCGTGCGTTGCTGCACCGCATCGAAGGCGGCTGCTCCGTTCCCCTCGGTGTCACGACCACGTTTGCGGACCATCGCGAGGTGGAAGGCTTGTGCAAGGAGCCGGCGGCAACGTCTTGTGCGCTGCCATTGCAAGACCCTGCCAGTGCACCGTCCGCCGCCCTCGCTCGCTGCCCGCCCGAAACGGGATGCGAGctcacgctgcgcgctgtgaTTGTATCGCTCGATGGAAAGCGGAGCTGCGAGTATGTGGACACGAAACGATGCCACAGCGTCCATGacgccgagcagcttggGATACAAGTTGCAGACgacctcgagcagcgccaaggcgcgcgcctcaTTCTCGACGAAGTAGAAAAGCACCGCCAACTTGCCCAAGTTGCCGATGAaaagcgccgtgccgccgacaaggcggcgcgcaagcaagcgTGCAACGGCGCAATGCCCCCCGAGATAGACCGCCGCTTTGTCCCGCGCGATGACGGCGAGGCCAAAGCGTGGGAAGTATAA